The genomic stretch taaattttaacatcGTTAGAGTTACTAGGGAATAAACCCTTGATGATAACAagattatcaaattaaaatttaataatgtataaaatattataaacataaacacaaacaaaaataacaaaataaaaaacaccaAGTATGTtaaccataaaaaaatatttatgcaattttaatagacaaattttttattatatcgttaatttatcataataattttaaaaaatataattaaaattattacaaattagTGGGCAACAttcaaaattttcataaaattaaatagtaaataaaaacacaatagaattatatcattttaaaaatattctttgtATATTTCAGTATAACTCAGAATAAAAATTTGCtctattaaatatatatttaacttCATATATTACCTAGAACTTCAAACTTTGACAATCTTATATGAGTTTAGGCAAtagaaaaatatagaaaaagacacgacattttcaaaaattatgtttaattttgaaaacacaCACCTCAATTGAAAAGTTGTATATATATTCTTTGTTCACCCTTGATTTCACTatctaaaataatatgaaataaTTAATACATTCTATCCGAGTACCTAACCATACAATTATTGGCACATGTAGGAAAAGAAATCtataacataatattttaatattccTATGCGAGTGCAGAAATTAGACACCATGTCCGAACATCCCACAATTGTGCTCGAAATTTTCAAGAGAATACAACAGTGCTTTAAACTATACTGCCTCCTACAAGGACATGTACACACTGTAATGCACGTCTGTTTCACCATGAAACATTTGACATGTGTTACAATGGAGGAAAAGTCTCTTTGCCCCAAGTAAATGCTCCTCAGGAATTACTAGACATCTTCTTAGACCCTTCTGCAGAAGGGAACCATTTTAGGAAATACATTCGTGGTTACAATCATGTTTTTTCATTCACTTCGTGTGGTGTACACATAGACGAACAATTAGCTTCAGCAAGTCatggtatatatatattccGTGCTCAAGGATCAATGTACCACAGTATAGGAGGATTTCATCCGGATCAGGGGGCGCGGCCACGCTTCTTGCAACTATATATATACGATACTGATCACGAGTTACAGAATAGGATGCTGGAGAACACACAACTGCATGAAAGTTTGGTTTTGAAGCTACAACAATTGTTGCACCGATATAATCCTTTTATCCATGTATTCCACCAGCATGCACAACGACTAGATGTGCATGAGTGTAGTTTGGTGATCAGAGAGCGACCTGCTAATCAACCACAATACAGTCTCCCAACTGCTTCACAAGTAGCAGCCATAATAGTCGGTGATGATATTGAAACAATGGTGCGAGGACGGGATATCAAGGTTCAAACGCATGCTGGTAACCTCAGAAGGATTCAAGAGTTTGTTGGGTATTACGTTCCACTACAATATCCTCTTCTTTTTCCATTTGGAACCCATGGATGGGATATAAATACTCGAACTCAACGTGGAAACAAAGTATCATGCCGGACATATTATAGCTATATGCTCCAGGTACAAACTCCTATATTTGTTACATCATTTATAGACTTCCGTAGATGATAGTTTGTACCAATAAATCATTTCACAATTTCTAACAATTTTCTATAATCCTCAATATTGGTAGATCTGCCCCAATGATCACTCAACAGTTTTGTAAGCGGGGCGACTTCTTCAACAATATGTTGTTGATAACTATGTGAAAATGGAAACAGGCAAGTTAAGATGGGTTCGACAAAGACAAAAGGAACTTCGAGCTGAACTGTATCAAGGCTTGCAAGATGCTTTGCACACAGGAGAGAATAATGCTGGTAATTATTCAACTTAACGGCCACATGATTGATCATTACGTGTTCctaaatttaaactttaaaacTAATAATACTTTTCTCTAAAATCTGTTTTAGAAAATGTTGGCAGAAGAACGATATTACCATCGTTGTTCGTGGGCAGTCGTCGAGACATGACTCAACGGTACGAGGATGGAATGGCTATTGTTCTTAAAGAAGGCAAACCGGATATTTTTCTAACTATGACATGTAATCCATCATGGTCAGAAATAGCTTCAGAACTCAGTCCTACTCAAACTCCACAGGATCGTCCGGATCTAACAACTAGGATTTTCAGAGCCAAGTTCGAACAATTAAAGCAGGATGTTATTACCAAAGGTGTATTGGGAAAAGTGAAAAGTTATATTTATGTCACCGAATTTCAGAAAAAAGGATTGCCACACGTACATATGTTGCTAATCTTAGAAAACAATGACAAGTTGAGTGATCCTGACCAATATGATAGTTTAGTCTGAGCGGAAATACCATGTAAAGAAACAGAACCCCACTTACATGAGGCAGTGCTAAGGCATATGGTCCATGGTCCTTGCGGAACACTAAATCAATCTTCACCGTGCATGAAGAACGGTCAATGTAAACGCAACTACCCAAAAGAGTTCGTACTAGAGACACGACGAGGTGATAACTCATATCCTCAATATAGGAGGCGATTTGATACTCCAATCCCTATAAACCAAAATGTCATAATTGACAATAGATGGGTGGTTCCGTACAACCCTTGGCTACTACTGAAGTATGATTGTCATATCAATGTAGAGATATGTAACAGTATCAAGAGCATAAAATATCTATACAAGTATTGCTGTAAGGGACCAGACCGTGTGGCAATGGAGGTTCACAGAAGTTCTCATTATGATGAGGTGCAACAGTTCGCTCCAGAGGCATGTTGGAGGATATTTAGATTCAACCTTTACCGAATGTATCCATAAGTTGAAAGGTTGCAAGTTCATTTGCCAAATCAACATCAAGTGAGCTTTTATGAGCACCAAACTATTTCTGAAATAGTTAATAATGACTATTTCTCAAGAACAATGCTCACTGAATTTTTTGCACTTAATCGGGCCGATGACCAACAATCTAGGCATCTTTTGTACAGGAAAATCCCAGAATATTACAGTTGGCACAACAAGGAAAAAAAATGGCGTCGACGCAGGTCACAAAAGAGAGCTATTGGTCGGATCTATACCGTTTCGCCAATAGAAGGTGAAAAATTCTATTTGCGCATTCTGTTGTCAAATGTAAGAGACCCAACTGGTTGGGATGATTTGCTAACAGTCGATGGTGTCCAATATTTGTCCTTTAAGCAATCCGCTCAGCATCGAGGACTGTTGGAGAGTGATAGTAGTATAAGATCATGTTTGGTTGAGGCATCCATTTTGAGAATGCCATGTGCTCTAAGAAGGTTGTTTGCCACCATTCTAATTTTTTGTGAGCCAACAGATGTAAGAAGTCTGTGGGACGAGTTTCTTTCATGTATGGTGGATGATTACGCATCAACAAGCACTACAACCTGCAATGGGTTGACAAATCGTTTGCTTAGGGATTTAAATGACATCCTCCTACAACATGGAAAACATATTGCACAATACGATTTACCAGCTCTAACCTCGGACAACGACAACGACAACTTCATGCCTAGAATTATTCAAGAAGAAATGTCCATCGAAGTTCCTCAAGAAGACCTGTGTTCTATAGAAAGATTGAATCATGACCAGTCTGCAGCTTTCAGGTGCATTATGAATACAATTGATCGAAGAGAAAGTGGAGTGTTCTTCGTGGATGGACCAGGAGGAGCAGGTAAGACATTTCTTTACAGAGCTATAATTGCAGACTTAAGAAGTAAAGGGCATATTGTCTTGGTAACTGCGTCTTCAGGAATAGCTGCAACTTTACTGCCTGGTGGTCGAACAGCTCATTCTAGATTTAAGATTCCAATCAATGCAGAACCATCCTCCAcgtgcaatacaagtaaacaaTCTGATCTTGCAAAACTGATTAGGCAGACGACCGCGATAATTTGGGATGAAGCGCCAATGACTAATAAAGAGACAATGAAATCACTGGACCGCACATTACGAGATATCTTAGAAAACAATAATCCATTTGGAGGGAAGGTGATGGTTATGGGAGGGGATTTTCGCCAAGTACTACCTGTTGTGCCGAAAGGAAGTAAGTCGCAAATGATTTCAGCTTCTATTGTTAAATCACATTTATGGGCATTCACCAAAATTCTCCACCTGCGACAAAATATGCGATCTCTTAATGATCGTGATTTTGCGGAGTATCTTATGCGCATAGGGGATGGGATTGAGCCTACCATATGTGAAGACTTGGTACAAATAGAAGTAGGCATGGCAATACCATGGGAAGGTGAGGCATCATTACACAAATTAATAGAAGAAACCTTTCCAAATTTGCAATCTCATGGGTGGGATGCATCTTATATGGTGGAGAGAGCGATATTGACACCCAAGAATCATGATGTGCAACAGCTTAATGATATAGTCATCAACCAATTTCCGGGAGACGAACGAATTTTAGCATCCTTTGATGAAGTAGAAGGAGATACAAATAATCTGTATCAACAAGAATATCTTAACTCGATCTCTACAGGTGGATTGCCACCTCATATGTTGAAGGTAAAAAAAAGTGCTCCTCTGATGTTACTGAGAAACATAGATCCTAAGGCAGGCTTATGCAATGGCACAAGGCTACTGTGTCGAGGAACTTTTCAAAATATGTTAGACAAAAAGAGCTTTTCTGCCTCggataaaacataaaacaactGAGAACTCAGGACTACCCTTTGTGCTTATTAGAAAACAATTTCCTGTAAGGTTGAGTTTTGCCTTAACGATAAATAAATAACAAGGGCAAACTATCCCTAAGGTAGGGATCTATCTCCCTAAACATGTGTTCAGCCATGGTCAATTATACGTTGCTCTATCTCGAAGTGTTTCTCAGTCAACCACAAAAATCTTAGTGAAAGAAGGAACAGTAGATGGAAAAAGGGGACAATTCACAAAGAATGTGGTGTTCAAAGAAATTTTGTTACCTGCACCTCAGGTAATTTATGTCCTTGGCAAATATGTGAGTCTTTTTACAAGTATAATCCGTGTATTATGTAATTTTATCATTACAATATCAACATTGGAATAGATAGTTTTGTTCATTAATTTTAACAACTAATGACTAagatttttaacaaataaattgatATCAAGAGAGCTCATCAGCATATTAAAAGAGATAAGTGAAAGGAACTGGAACCTCTACTTTACCCAACAGGTATGCACCAACTACGATTcacatataaattataaaaattatatcataCATCCTTAAAATATATCATTATTggttttttaataaattaaagtttGCAATGTTTGTATATACtttgaaaagaattcaaaatttgatttctttAAATGTTGctatcaattttataattttatcaataaaattataaaaattaaaattttaaaactaataaaaggtAGAGGTATGTCTTATTTGGGATATATCATTACTTAATTCTAAAGTAATATATAGGACACTACTGCAATATATTGTGATACATATATGCAATAAATTACAGGAAATAGGATTTCAATCGTTATGGAATACATGGAAGGATGAGCAATCGAGACCAATCGACAATAAAGTAAGGATTACAGAATTAATGACAGTGACAACTACACTGATGATACATATTTTTGTTTTAGTGTTACTGATCAAACGTGAAATTGACACAGGTTCATCCAATCAAAATTTATTCTATTGGTTGGGGAGGAACAGTTAAAGCAGACAAAACTCAACTATGGAAGATGGTAAAAAGAGAAATATtggaacaaaaaaataaaaggtaaTGCAATAAACTTTTGTTACATAATAAATATTTCCGTCTATTTCGTCCTATATACCAACTATGTTAAAACTTTAACTCTTTTCTTTCAGCCATGAACTTAGAAGAACACAACTAACTCATTTCGAACCAAAACAATATTATTGCAggtaattattattaaaaaaattcctaacaaaaaaagatgtaatttcatttaatttacaTTTTGTCAATGATAAACAAAGATTAATGTCATTTCTTTTGTCCTTTCAGAAAGTTCAATGCAAAACAAGATGTCACAATTCTACAggttttaattaaattcttcTCTATAATAAGTAATCAATTTAATTGAATAAACCTGAAGCGTTTATACGgttatttttatgataaataaaATCTGACAGTTTTTCAAAATGCAAGAAGTTATTGACAAGGAGATGTATGATGAATTACGAAGGATTTTTTCCAGGTACACAATCTTTGTATTCTCCTATTTTTTTCAGTAATACTCTTATAGTTTGATCTtttaaaacgaaaaaaataagcATATTCATTTCTTCTATCCTTCCATTATTTGTAGGAAAATGCAGGTCTCTTCAGATTCAGAATCATATTTTGGCCTACCacttaaaaaagaagaagacaaacATGAATATCCATGAtatttagaaaaaattaatCTTTTGTAAATAACTAACATGCATTTGGGTTTATAGATATATACTCTTTTTAAATTAGGATAATATTTTTGTCGTTATTTCTggaactatatctttttctgataATATACATATATCTTTATCATGTGCTTTTATAATTTAGCATTTTAAAGGTTTTCTATAGTAGTTTTACCCTCAACAGAATATGAAACAAATAAGGTTacgttaattttaaaataatgaaaaaaatatttatttgacaaatttaaagaataaatGATATATTAATATCAACActaaaatatgatataaataagatcacgttaatataaaaatttaataaatataatctaataaatttaaagaacgaataatatattttaaaaataaaattaaattattcaaaaCAATAGAAAAGCGGCTGAATAGGCACGTTAGTGCCTGTTGAGCCGCTagtgattataattaatatatatattactcacaaacaaattaaaaaattaaaataatttcctAACACTGGTAACTAGAGAAGTATAATTTCCTAACACTGGTAACTAGAGGAGTATAATTATTTTCGTCTTGTTTGATTTAGAAGTAGAAGACAAAAATATGAGCAAAACCCTAACTAAATAAATGAACCACGATCTATCCTGTGTATCTTGTGTCATCAACTTTCATATCGTATTATTACATACTCGATCTATCCTATAAATTATAAACACTTTTGAGATAAATACACAGAAttgtattaaaataaatatttaaaggcttaaataagtttattatttatatacttttagttttatttcttataaaatttaaaaactttctATTTTAGTCCATATTATTAGTTTGCTCCATTAAGTATTAATATCATAAATTAAATCTTGATATAACAAGTTAATTAAAATAGGGTTACGTACGATTTTAGTCTCTAACCTAAAggttgaaaatttattttgtcatcgatcttttttttgttataaaatagtcccaaaagttttaatttgttttaaaatcgttctttttatcaaattttttatttttattatcaaattatccctcattaaaaaattataaaataaaataaaaaaaaaccacGAGAGGAGGAAAGAGAATCGGGcgggggagagagagaaagagagggggAAGAAAGAGAATCGGGGGAGAGGGGAGAgaagaagggggaagggaagggAAGGAAAGGCCGCACCGCTGCTTGTGATCGGAAGAGGAAACAGAGAGCAATAAGAGAAGAGAAAGTTaagggagaagagagagagattgGAAGGGAGAGGAGACCGCATTCAGCGTCGCCGCCATTCACGCGCCGCTCGCCGTTTCTGCTCCTCCTCCTTGCTCTGTCGTCGATGCTTCTCGCCGTTTATGCTTTTGCTTCTACTTCtggttttgtttttgttgttgcTCTGATTTCATTAtctattgttgttgttggtgtTGTTCTTCTAGCTGAtgtttcattgttgttgtttcaCTGCTTCTATTTTCTGCTTCTGCTTTCTGTCTCGACATTCTGCTTTTGTTTCTGCATTTTAGTTGATTTTAATTTGGGGAAGAAGGGGGAAGTGTATTTTCGTCcgaaggacgattttaaaataaaatgaaactTTTTGGACCATTTTGTAGCGAAAAAAAAGTCGGGaacgaaataaattttcgacCTCTATGTTAAGGACTAAAATTGTACTTAACCCATTAAAATACATACGACGTTATACcaaaaccaaaaacaaaaatatttttcaatttaactAACATGTATGTGCCCTATAATAAGTTTATCATTAGTGAaagaatttaaataatttaatttaataatataaaataaatccaTTAAAATCTTACATTTTTTATATtccaataaaaaaatgtattattttgtaattttgacatatatttttaaaatataagataaataaaatcaaatttaaataagaattatttatatttatgcaTTATCCTACATATCCAACCCTAATCAACCTGCCTACCTGATCTgctatttaaatattatatgtgTAGTGAAAAAAATAGATATCCAATCCATAACCTCCTTTTTATAAAAGTTTAAAGTAACTACTAACTAatcatttgaattataatttaatacatttattatttaaagagtaatattgtaaaaaattagagttaaaaaaaagtgacaagacatttatttttgtttgtgttattttaattttattaaaaatttaatgatcatactatttataattttatgttgaatttttttaaaattttattatttttaatttaaatttaaatttaattttttattttattaatatatataaaatataaaatgattgaattttatatttatttaaaaaatttgatttttttacaaataaagttagataaaataaagttaaaaactttaaaatacaaataaagttaaaattaaaaattttaaactcacacataaaataaaattaaattttaaataaaatttcaatccatacataaaattagaataaaattcaAATCGTATCATATCTACTTACCTATTGCCTAGCTGTGATAATGATTTATATAATTTGATCCCTATCATTTTAATTCTGAGAGTAACAAGGACACTCATTTCTATCCTTGTCAACAAGATCAATGACACCTATTATTAGCCTCACCAACTTTATCAATTTCGTACTTCCAGTttcagaaaaacaaattaatagCTACAGTGTTTTGTTAGTTTTACGTATATATCCTAATTAAACATCATCTTATAGACTAAAATCCTAAATTGGTATTTAAACTTTGTatagcttttttcttttttattatttttgcaaGATTTAAATAGTACAATTAGGAAAAGTACCTAAAATGTTAAGAATTGActcctctaaattttaaattttattttaaaaaataaagtatgatcttttactatttatttcataaatagaataaaagaatattaaaaaaactatttaaaaatgaaaaatcacACTTAGaagattcaaattcaaaatgtTATGTATGTTTACTGAATAATCACTcttatgatttaaaattttaaatcaaagaAAAGGATTTAGCTTAAgataattattaataaacatttttttattttttattttattaaatacacAACAAGTgaattactaaaattttagaat from Arachis stenosperma cultivar V10309 chromosome 9, arast.V10309.gnm1.PFL2, whole genome shotgun sequence encodes the following:
- the LOC130949897 gene encoding uncharacterized protein LOC130949897; its protein translation is MKEVQTEHTKLPQENTDKTQTELPREKCRWNCQEYTDRTTTRERRRNCHERTQTKLQRENTYGTATCLKEVQTELPEKTQTELPQGNTDETQMELPRKNADETAMREHKRNCHERTQMELPRENTNRTATREQKQNCDERTQTELPRKLYDFFMRIGVHQDTVTTTNSIPQPIASYEPTINNTRSHANINGKVSLPQVNAPQELLDIFLDPSAEGNHFRKYIRGYNHVFSFTSCGVHIDEQLASASHGIYIFRAQGSMYHSIGGFHPDQGARPRFLQLYIYDTDHELQNRMLENTQLHESLVLKLQQLLHRYNPFIHVFHQHAQRLDVHECSLVIRERPANQPQYSLPTASQVAAIIVGDDIETMVRGRDIKVQTHAGNLRRIQEFVGYYVPLQYPLLFPFGTHGWDINTRTQRGNKVSCRTYYSYMLQVQTPIFVTSFIDFRKLRWVRQRQKELRAELYQGLQDALHTGENNAENVGRRTILPSLFVGSRRDMTQRYEDGMAIVLKEGKPDIFLTMTCNPSWSEIASELSPTQTPQDRPDLTTRIFRAKFEQLKQDVITKGVLGKVKSYIYVTEFQKKGLPHVHMLLILENNDKLSDPDQYDSLV
- the LOC130948600 gene encoding uncharacterized protein LOC130948600 encodes the protein MSIEVPQEDLCSIERLNHDQSAAFRCIMNTIDRRESGVFFVDGPGGAGKTFLYRAIIADLRSKGHIVLVTASSGIAATLLPGGRTAHSRFKIPINAEPSSTCNTSKQSDLAKLIRQTTAIIWDEAPMTNKETMKSLDRTLRDILENNNPFGGKVMVMGGDFRQVLPVVPKGSKSQMISASIVKSHLWAFTKILHLRQNMRSLNDRDFAEYLMRIGDGIEPTICEDLVQIEVGMAIPWEGEASLHKLIEETFPNLQSHGWDASYMVERAILTPKNHDVQQLNDIVINQFPGDERILASFDEVEGDTNNLYQQEYLNSISTGGLPPHMLKVKKSAPLMLLRNIDPKAGLCNGTRLLCRGTFQNMLDKKSFSASDKTFIRKQFPVRLSFALTINK